In one Bradyrhizobium cosmicum genomic region, the following are encoded:
- a CDS encoding glutamine--tRNA ligase/YqeY domain fusion protein, with translation MSTEPVATEVGRDFIRDIIQADLDQGKYKEIVTRFPPEPNGYLHIGHAKSIALNFGIAQEFPGRCHLRFDDTNPVKEEQEYIDSIQADVRWLGFDWGKNLFFASDYFDRLYEWAEKLIRDGLAYVDDQTQEEIRTSRGTLTEPGKNSPFRDRSVDENLDLFRRMKSGEFPNGARVLRAKIDMSAGNINLRDPVLYRILHAHHPRTGTKWSIYPSYDYAHGQSDAIEGITHSICTLEFEDHRPLYDWFIEKLPVPSKPHQYEFARLNLTYTLLSKRVLTQLVRDGHVAGWDDPRMPTMAGMRRRGVPPAALREFVKRIGVAKANSVVDVGMLEFCIREELNRTSQRRMGVLRPLKVVIENYPEGQTEELEAINHPDDPSAGTRKITFGRELYIEQDDFMENPPKKFFRLSPGNEVRLRYAYFVKCTGVIKNDAGEVVELRCTYDPATKGGNAPDGRKVKATMHWLPAATSKPAEIRIYNQLFANPSPDASNFAADLNPQSLEILPDARIEASVAESNSTEPMQFERQGYFVRDKDSTPGKPVFSRTIGLRDTFAKEVAKG, from the coding sequence ATGAGCACAGAACCGGTGGCGACTGAGGTTGGGCGCGATTTCATTCGCGACATCATCCAGGCAGACCTTGATCAGGGCAAATACAAGGAGATCGTGACCCGGTTCCCGCCGGAGCCGAACGGCTACCTGCATATCGGCCACGCCAAGTCGATCGCGCTCAATTTCGGCATCGCCCAGGAGTTTCCGGGCCGCTGCCATCTGCGCTTCGACGATACCAACCCGGTCAAGGAAGAGCAGGAATATATCGATTCCATCCAGGCCGACGTGCGCTGGCTCGGCTTCGACTGGGGCAAGAACCTGTTCTTCGCCTCGGACTATTTCGACCGACTGTACGAATGGGCCGAGAAGCTGATCCGCGACGGGCTCGCCTATGTCGACGACCAGACCCAGGAGGAGATCCGCACGTCGCGCGGCACGCTGACCGAGCCCGGCAAGAACTCGCCGTTCCGCGATCGCTCGGTGGACGAGAATCTCGACCTGTTCCGCCGCATGAAATCAGGCGAATTTCCCAACGGCGCGCGCGTGCTGCGAGCCAAGATCGACATGTCGGCGGGCAACATAAATTTGCGCGACCCCGTGCTGTACCGCATCCTGCATGCGCACCATCCGCGCACCGGGACCAAGTGGAGCATCTATCCGAGCTACGATTACGCGCACGGCCAGTCCGACGCCATTGAAGGCATCACGCATTCGATCTGCACGCTGGAGTTCGAGGACCACCGGCCGCTCTACGACTGGTTCATCGAGAAACTGCCGGTGCCGTCGAAGCCACATCAGTACGAATTCGCGCGGCTCAACCTGACCTACACGCTGCTGTCCAAGCGCGTGCTGACCCAGCTCGTGCGCGACGGCCATGTCGCCGGCTGGGACGATCCGCGGATGCCGACCATGGCGGGCATGCGCCGCCGCGGCGTGCCGCCGGCAGCGTTGCGCGAATTCGTCAAGCGCATCGGCGTCGCGAAAGCCAACAGCGTGGTCGATGTCGGCATGCTGGAGTTCTGCATCCGCGAGGAGCTGAACCGCACGTCTCAGCGGCGCATGGGCGTGCTGCGGCCGCTCAAGGTCGTGATCGAGAACTATCCGGAAGGGCAGACCGAGGAGCTCGAGGCGATCAATCACCCGGATGATCCGTCGGCGGGTACGCGGAAAATCACCTTCGGCCGCGAGCTCTATATCGAGCAGGACGACTTCATGGAGAACCCGCCCAAGAAGTTCTTCCGTCTGTCGCCGGGCAACGAGGTGCGGCTGCGCTACGCCTATTTCGTCAAGTGTACCGGCGTGATCAAGAACGATGCCGGCGAGGTGGTGGAGCTGCGCTGCACCTACGATCCCGCGACCAAGGGCGGCAACGCGCCCGACGGCCGCAAGGTCAAGGCGACCATGCACTGGCTGCCTGCGGCGACGTCCAAGCCGGCGGAAATCCGCATCTACAACCAGTTGTTCGCCAATCCGAGCCCGGACGCGTCGAATTTCGCCGCCGACCTCAATCCGCAGTCGCTGGAGATTTTGCCGGACGCCCGGATCGAGGCATCGGTTGCGGAGAGCAATTCAACCGAGCCGATGCAGTTCGAGCGTCAGGGCTATTTCGTGCGCGACAAGGACTCGACGCCGGGCAAGCCGGTATTCTCCAGGACCATCGGTCTGCGCGACACGTTCGCGAAGGAAGTCGCCAAAGGCTGA
- a CDS encoding nuclear transport factor 2 family protein encodes MGSEADAIVSAIIAKWCAGFATLDAAALSSLYAKNAFFFGSNPKLYRGRDGVADYFNGLPRWRKPSATFTDVRAAQAGPDLINMGATISFDLAGERPDLVVKMSWVIIREDGDWKIVNHHASAKAPLI; translated from the coding sequence ATGGGCAGTGAAGCCGACGCCATCGTTTCCGCCATCATCGCGAAATGGTGCGCCGGCTTCGCCACGCTCGACGCCGCCGCGCTGTCGTCGCTCTATGCCAAGAACGCGTTCTTCTTCGGCTCCAACCCAAAGCTCTACAGGGGCAGGGACGGCGTCGCCGACTATTTCAACGGCCTGCCGCGCTGGCGCAAGCCCAGCGCGACCTTCACCGACGTGCGGGCCGCGCAGGCCGGCCCTGACCTGATCAACATGGGCGCAACCATCTCGTTCGATCTTGCCGGCGAACGCCCCGATCTCGTCGTCAAGATGAGCTGGGTCATCATCCGCGAGGACGGCGACTGGAAGATCGTCAATCACCACGCCTCGGCGAAGGCGCCGCTGATCTGA
- a CDS encoding DUF2171 domain-containing protein, whose amino-acid sequence MQNIAEHMEVIGADGVHVGTVDKIEGNRIKLTKKDSGEGSHKGHHHFIDKGLVAGVEGNKVRLSAKADVAVTMEEEK is encoded by the coding sequence ATGCAGAACATCGCAGAGCATATGGAAGTCATCGGCGCCGATGGCGTCCACGTCGGCACCGTCGACAAGATCGAGGGCAACCGCATCAAGCTGACCAAGAAGGACAGCGGCGAGGGCAGCCACAAGGGCCACCATCACTTCATCGACAAGGGCCTCGTCGCCGGTGTCGAAGGCAACAAGGTGCGGCTGTCCGCCAAGGCTGACGTCGCCGTGACGATGGAAGAGGAAAAGTAG
- a CDS encoding ComEC/Rec2 family competence protein: MAESGRPVRSQGVAGTWPVGRPASVGGLAPAGSGLWPALVETLREWGRAEAGAGRLLPWVPVAFGGGIALYFAADHEPVLWVVAATAIALTLGAVLLRRSRLFAPAIMIAAVAAGLAAATWKTARIAHTVLAKPLYSVSLSGFVETRDIRERTDRFVLRVTAMEAQRSDVRLERVRLSVRKGTAPEVGSFVQLKARLMPPITPVRPGSYDFSRDMFFQGIGASGFVMGAIAASVPPDAGGLRLRYAAIMQGLRDAIDARIRATLDGDNRAIATALLTGRRDAITTPVNDAMFISGLGHVLSISGYHMAVVAGVVFFAVRALLALIPGLAVGFAIKKWSAAAALVAAAFYLLLSGAEVATQRSFFMTAVVLIAVMVDRRAITFRTLAVAALIVLAVAPESLVHPSFQMSFAATLGLVALVQIGMPNLFASPDHSATARIAMWGGREIAMLFLASLIAGLATTPYAAFHFHRVTPYGVLANLGAMPVVSALVMPAGLLGLIAAPFGLDGVFWWLMGIGIDWMIAVSRWVAALPGAIGRIPAFGIAPLIAASLGIIVMGLLRTPLRWSGGLLLLAAIAWGLSVRQPDILIAGDGQSVAVRGRDGHLHLIRASKDSFLLKEWLAADADPRGAGGASLSDGVSCDESGCVTPLADGRLVALALRIDALADDCSRAALVVTARPAPPDCAAMVVDRQRLSAQGALALTQRGDGFAVQAMKARGTDRPWSPATAGEADFGASLAPQAAAPRNRDATPSEADLQAED; this comes from the coding sequence ATGGCGGAGTCGGGCCGGCCAGTACGGTCCCAGGGTGTCGCGGGGACTTGGCCCGTCGGCCGACCTGCGTCGGTTGGCGGCCTCGCGCCGGCAGGGTCAGGCCTTTGGCCTGCCCTCGTCGAGACGCTGCGCGAATGGGGGCGCGCCGAAGCCGGCGCCGGGCGGCTGTTGCCGTGGGTCCCCGTCGCCTTCGGCGGCGGCATCGCGCTGTACTTTGCCGCCGATCATGAGCCCGTGCTTTGGGTCGTTGCCGCGACGGCCATCGCGCTCACGCTTGGGGCGGTTCTGCTGCGGAGAAGCCGGCTGTTTGCGCCTGCGATCATGATCGCAGCGGTCGCGGCCGGCCTTGCCGCGGCGACCTGGAAGACGGCTCGCATCGCGCACACCGTGCTGGCAAAACCGCTCTATTCGGTGTCGCTGTCGGGCTTCGTCGAGACCCGCGACATCCGCGAACGCACCGATCGTTTCGTGCTGCGCGTCACCGCGATGGAGGCGCAGCGCAGCGACGTCAGGCTCGAGCGCGTGCGCCTGTCGGTGCGCAAGGGCACCGCGCCCGAGGTCGGCAGCTTCGTGCAATTGAAGGCGCGGCTGATGCCGCCGATCACGCCGGTGCGCCCTGGCAGCTACGATTTTTCCCGCGACATGTTCTTTCAGGGCATCGGCGCGTCCGGCTTCGTGATGGGCGCCATCGCGGCCTCCGTGCCGCCTGATGCTGGCGGCCTGCGGCTGCGCTATGCCGCGATCATGCAGGGCCTGCGCGATGCGATCGACGCCCGCATTCGGGCCACGCTCGACGGCGACAACCGCGCGATCGCGACCGCGCTGCTGACCGGTCGGCGCGATGCGATCACCACGCCCGTGAATGATGCGATGTTCATCTCGGGGCTCGGTCACGTGCTTTCGATCTCCGGCTACCACATGGCCGTGGTCGCCGGCGTGGTCTTCTTCGCGGTGCGTGCACTGCTCGCCTTGATCCCGGGACTGGCGGTCGGCTTTGCCATCAAGAAGTGGTCGGCGGCTGCGGCGCTCGTCGCAGCCGCGTTCTACCTGCTGCTGTCGGGGGCGGAGGTCGCGACGCAGCGCTCGTTCTTCATGACGGCTGTGGTCCTGATCGCGGTGATGGTCGATAGGCGCGCCATCACCTTCCGCACGCTGGCGGTGGCCGCGTTGATCGTGCTGGCGGTGGCGCCGGAGTCGCTGGTTCATCCCAGTTTTCAGATGTCGTTCGCGGCAACGCTCGGGCTGGTGGCGCTGGTGCAGATCGGCATGCCGAACCTGTTTGCCTCGCCCGATCATTCGGCGACGGCGCGCATCGCGATGTGGGGCGGCCGCGAGATTGCGATGCTGTTCCTGGCCTCGCTGATCGCGGGGCTTGCGACCACGCCCTATGCCGCCTTTCACTTCCACCGCGTCACTCCCTACGGTGTGCTCGCCAATCTCGGGGCAATGCCGGTGGTCTCGGCGCTGGTGATGCCGGCGGGACTGCTCGGACTCATTGCGGCGCCGTTCGGACTCGATGGTGTGTTCTGGTGGCTGATGGGGATCGGCATCGACTGGATGATTGCGGTGTCGCGCTGGGTGGCGGCGTTGCCGGGCGCGATCGGCCGCATCCCGGCTTTCGGCATTGCGCCGCTGATCGCGGCCAGCCTCGGGATCATTGTGATGGGCCTGCTGCGCACGCCGCTGCGCTGGTCGGGCGGGCTGCTGCTGTTGGCCGCGATCGCCTGGGGGCTATCCGTTCGGCAACCTGACATTCTCATCGCCGGTGACGGCCAGAGCGTTGCGGTGCGGGGCAGGGACGGACACCTGCATCTGATCCGGGCGAGCAAGGACAGCTTTCTGTTGAAGGAGTGGCTGGCGGCCGACGCCGATCCGCGCGGCGCCGGCGGCGCCTCGCTCAGCGACGGCGTGTCCTGCGACGAGTCAGGCTGCGTGACGCCGCTTGCCGACGGCCGGCTGGTCGCGCTGGCATTGCGCATCGATGCGCTTGCGGACGATTGCAGCCGCGCCGCGCTGGTGGTGACGGCTCGGCCCGCGCCCCCGGATTGCGCGGCGATGGTGGTCGATCGGCAGCGTCTTTCGGCCCAGGGCGCGCTCGCACTGACACAGCGAGGGGATGGTTTTGCGGTTCAGGCGATGAAGGCGAGGGGCACTGACCGCCCGTGGTCGCCGGCGACCGCCGGTGAGGCTGATTTCGGCGCGAGCCTCGCGCCGCAGGCGGCAGCTCCCCGCAACCGGGACGCGACGCCGTCGGAGGCGGACTTGCAGGCCGAGGACTGA
- a CDS encoding GAF domain-containing protein produces the protein MKTFIRVVELWVPDRTRMRLKFGGGLYSEGLSAFKAASEDLRFGYDEGLPGKAWACGHPVILTKFANSYFKRTDQALAAGLTCGVAVPVFAGEFLQAVMVLFCGDDEAHVGAIELWHNDAQMSHEMGLVDGYYGAAEMFEFNSRHTRFPRGFGLPGRTWKADLPLIIKDLHDAKSFLRWEDAAKVGINLGVGVPYRTGTDQTWVLTFLSAQATPIARRFEIWVPNEARSALVFRAGDCSAQTDLAALYADKSIAHGDGSIGGAWATGMPALNDDLAHDGSIAAAQARTAGLSQMVALPVIGSTGLDAVLAWYL, from the coding sequence ATGAAGACCTTCATTCGCGTCGTTGAACTCTGGGTGCCCGACCGGACGCGCATGCGGCTGAAATTCGGCGGCGGCCTCTACAGCGAAGGGCTATCCGCGTTCAAGGCCGCCAGCGAAGATCTGCGTTTCGGGTATGACGAGGGCCTTCCCGGCAAGGCCTGGGCCTGCGGCCATCCCGTGATCCTCACCAAATTCGCGAATTCCTACTTCAAGCGGACGGATCAGGCGCTCGCAGCCGGCCTCACCTGCGGCGTGGCCGTGCCGGTATTCGCCGGCGAATTCCTGCAAGCCGTCATGGTGCTGTTCTGCGGTGACGACGAGGCACATGTCGGCGCAATCGAGCTTTGGCACAACGACGCTCAAATGTCCCACGAGATGGGGCTGGTCGACGGCTATTACGGCGCGGCGGAGATGTTCGAGTTTAACTCCCGCCACACCCGGTTTCCGCGCGGCTTCGGCCTGCCCGGCCGCACCTGGAAAGCCGACCTGCCGCTGATCATCAAGGATTTGCACGACGCCAAGAGCTTCCTGCGCTGGGAGGACGCCGCCAAGGTCGGGATCAATCTCGGTGTCGGCGTGCCCTACCGGACCGGCACCGATCAGACCTGGGTGCTGACCTTCCTCTCGGCCCAGGCCACGCCGATCGCGCGACGCTTCGAGATCTGGGTCCCGAACGAGGCCCGCTCGGCGCTGGTGTTTCGCGCCGGCGATTGCAGCGCTCAGACCGACCTCGCCGCGCTCTATGCGGATAAATCCATCGCTCACGGCGACGGCAGCATCGGCGGCGCCTGGGCCACCGGCATGCCCGCGCTCAATGACGACCTCGCGCATGACGGCTCGATCGCGGCAGCTCAGGCCCGCACAGCTGGGCTGAGCCAGATGGTGGCCCTGCCGGTGATCGGGAGCACGGGGCTCGATGCCGTGCTGGCTTGGTACCTGTAA
- the lexA gene encoding transcriptional repressor LexA, with protein sequence MLTRKQYELLRFISERLKESGVPPSFDEMKDALDLRSKSGIHRLITALEERGFIRRLPNRARAIEVIKLPELQAAAGSRRGFTPSVIEGNLGKVRTTSSPPADEGERPVAVPVMGRIAAGTPIEALQTRSHTISVPPDMLGSGEHYALEVRGDSMVEAGILDGDMALIQRNESADTGDIVVALIDDEEATLKRFRRRGASIALEPANAAYEVRILPPNRVKIQGKLIGLYRKY encoded by the coding sequence ATGTTAACGCGCAAACAATACGAGCTTCTGCGATTCATCAGCGAACGGCTGAAGGAAAGCGGCGTGCCGCCCTCCTTCGACGAGATGAAGGACGCGCTCGATCTGCGCTCGAAATCGGGCATCCATCGCTTGATCACCGCGCTCGAGGAGCGCGGCTTCATCCGCCGGCTGCCGAACCGCGCCCGCGCCATCGAGGTGATCAAGCTTCCCGAGCTTCAGGCCGCCGCCGGCAGCCGCCGCGGCTTCACGCCGAGCGTCATCGAGGGCAATCTCGGCAAGGTACGCACCACCTCCAGCCCGCCCGCCGACGAGGGCGAGCGTCCCGTCGCGGTACCGGTCATGGGCCGGATCGCCGCCGGTACGCCGATAGAGGCGTTGCAGACCCGCAGCCACACCATCAGTGTACCGCCTGACATGCTCGGCTCGGGCGAGCATTACGCGCTGGAAGTGCGCGGCGATTCTATGGTCGAGGCCGGCATCCTCGACGGCGACATGGCGCTGATCCAGCGCAACGAGAGCGCCGACACCGGCGATATCGTCGTGGCATTGATTGACGACGAGGAAGCGACGCTCAAGCGCTTCCGCCGCCGCGGCGCCTCGATCGCTCTCGAGCCCGCCAATGCGGCCTATGAAGTGCGCATCCTGCCGCCCAACCGGGTGAAGATCCAGGGCAAGCTGATCGGGCTTTACCGGAAATACTAG
- the glp gene encoding gephyrin-like molybdotransferase Glp, with amino-acid sequence MALMPVSDALASVLAGAEPLAEEAVALGQAFHRVLARDIAALRTQPPQAMSAMDGYAVRAADAAKIDSQLKVIGEVAAGRPFAGTVSAGEAVRIFTGGVVPDGADAVVIQEDTVAEGKRVTIREAAVTGRHIRPAGVDFSEGDVLLRKGARLTERDLALAAGMNHPHLPVRRRPKVAILATGDELVMPGSAPGPGQIVYSNGYALHALARSEGADTIDLGIAADTLAATTAGIRRARESGADILITTGGASVGDHDLVQQALRDEGVSMAFWKIAMRPGKPMMNGRLGAMRVIGLPGNPVSSYVCGFLFMVPLIRALSGRSVIHHRRERAVLGRDVRANDQREDYLRARLELRDDGTLAAIPVDDQDSSLLSNLAAAQALLVRAPFAPKAESGAPCEVLRLPV; translated from the coding sequence GTGGCCTTGATGCCGGTTTCCGATGCGCTTGCGTCCGTGCTGGCGGGTGCAGAGCCTCTGGCCGAGGAAGCGGTCGCCCTCGGCCAGGCCTTTCACCGTGTGCTCGCGCGCGATATCGCCGCGCTGCGGACGCAGCCGCCGCAGGCAATGTCGGCGATGGACGGCTATGCGGTGCGCGCGGCCGATGCGGCGAAGATCGATTCCCAACTGAAAGTGATCGGCGAGGTCGCGGCGGGCCGGCCGTTTGCGGGAACGGTCAGCGCCGGCGAAGCGGTGCGGATCTTCACCGGGGGCGTCGTTCCTGATGGTGCCGACGCCGTCGTGATCCAGGAGGATACGGTTGCCGAGGGCAAGCGCGTCACGATCAGGGAAGCCGCCGTGACCGGGCGTCACATCCGTCCCGCCGGCGTCGACTTCTCGGAAGGAGACGTGCTGTTGCGCAAGGGGGCCCGCCTCACCGAGCGCGACCTCGCGCTCGCCGCCGGCATGAATCACCCGCATTTGCCCGTCCGCCGCCGTCCGAAGGTCGCCATCCTCGCCACCGGCGACGAGCTGGTGATGCCGGGCAGCGCGCCGGGTCCCGGCCAGATCGTCTATTCCAACGGCTACGCCCTGCATGCGCTCGCCCGCAGCGAAGGCGCCGACACAATCGACCTCGGTATTGCCGCCGACACGCTTGCAGCGACCACCGCCGGCATCCGGCGCGCCCGCGAGAGTGGCGCCGATATCCTGATCACGACCGGCGGCGCCTCGGTCGGCGACCATGATCTGGTCCAGCAGGCGCTGCGGGACGAAGGCGTCTCGATGGCGTTCTGGAAGATCGCTATGCGGCCGGGCAAGCCGATGATGAACGGCCGGCTCGGGGCGATGCGCGTGATCGGCCTGCCCGGCAACCCCGTGTCATCCTACGTGTGCGGCTTCCTGTTCATGGTACCGCTGATTCGTGCGCTGTCGGGCCGCTCGGTGATTCATCACCGCCGCGAGCGCGCGGTGCTCGGCCGCGACGTCCGCGCCAATGACCAGCGCGAGGATTATCTGCGCGCACGCCTCGAGCTGCGTGATGACGGCACGCTCGCTGCCATTCCCGTCGATGACCAGGATTCCTCGCTGCTTTCGAATCTCGCTGCAGCACAGGCACTTCTCGTGCGCGCGCCGTTCGCGCCGAAGGCCGAATCCGGCGCGCCCTGCGAGGTGTTGCGACTGCCCGTCTGA
- a CDS encoding HAD family hydrolase, producing the protein MQVNSLSPGSADALLFDLGRVVLDIDFSKAIACWAGHAGCPPEAIVARYVRDEAYRLHEVGKISDEDYFASLRSSLGIGISDAQFLEGWNAIFAGEMPDIAELLPRAAKQLPLYAFSNTNRPHVDYFSKEYAGLLDHFREVYLSSSIGLRKPDAEAFDHVVAAMGVPASRIVFFDDLAENIEGARACGLTAVHVTSATDVGNALRALGI; encoded by the coding sequence ATGCAGGTGAACTCGCTCTCTCCCGGCAGCGCGGACGCGCTTCTGTTCGATCTCGGGCGCGTCGTGCTGGACATCGACTTCTCCAAGGCGATCGCCTGCTGGGCGGGACATGCCGGCTGCCCGCCCGAAGCGATCGTCGCGCGCTATGTGCGCGACGAAGCCTACCGGCTGCACGAGGTCGGCAAGATCAGCGACGAGGACTACTTCGCCTCGCTGCGCTCGTCGCTCGGGATCGGCATCTCGGATGCGCAGTTCCTCGAGGGCTGGAACGCGATCTTCGCCGGCGAGATGCCTGACATCGCCGAGCTGTTGCCGCGCGCGGCGAAGCAGTTGCCGCTCTACGCCTTCTCCAATACCAACCGGCCGCATGTGGACTATTTCTCGAAAGAGTATGCCGGCCTGCTCGACCATTTCCGCGAAGTGTACCTGTCGTCCAGTATCGGCCTGCGCAAGCCGGATGCGGAGGCCTTCGACCATGTCGTGGCGGCAATGGGCGTGCCGGCGAGCCGGATCGTGTTCTTCGACGATCTCGCCGAGAACATCGAGGGAGCCAGGGCATGCGGCCTGACCGCCGTACACGTCACCTCGGCGACGGATGTCGGCAACGCACTGAGGGCGCTCGGGATCTGA
- a CDS encoding alpha-hydroxy acid oxidase, translating into MNDAPRIRPERNVELGSSNEPFQNLHEFIRKARANLNQNAWDYIVGAAETETTMRRNRMALDEIAFRPRVLRDVSKVDGSVEQFGRRMRLPVVLAPVGALEIFDPDGAASVARAAGTFGAAHMLSSVSEPGLEKTAEAAPDALRLYQLYVRGDDAFVADVVSRSEKNGYAAFCLTVDTAHYSRRERDIAKRYVRESRLRATGGDYQKALEWRTVKMVKDRFKIPLILKGIATAEDARIAVDHGVEWIYVSNHGGRQLDHGRGAMHVLPEIIDAVKGRAKIMVDGGFCRGTDIVKAIAAGADVVGIGRLQCWALAANGEAGVTRMLELLEDEVLRCLGLLGATSFAEVDKSCLHQATATNAPSVFSAFPLFDHDPYRY; encoded by the coding sequence ATGAACGACGCGCCCCGCATCCGGCCGGAAAGGAACGTCGAGCTCGGCTCCAGCAACGAGCCGTTCCAGAACCTGCACGAATTCATCCGCAAGGCGCGCGCCAACCTCAACCAGAACGCCTGGGACTATATCGTCGGCGCCGCCGAAACCGAGACCACGATGCGCCGCAACCGCATGGCGCTGGACGAGATCGCCTTCCGACCGCGCGTGCTGCGCGACGTCAGCAAGGTCGACGGCTCGGTCGAGCAGTTCGGCCGCAGGATGCGGCTGCCGGTGGTACTCGCCCCCGTCGGTGCGCTCGAGATCTTCGATCCGGACGGCGCGGCAAGCGTTGCGCGCGCCGCCGGCACTTTCGGTGCGGCGCATATGCTGAGCTCGGTATCCGAGCCCGGCCTGGAGAAGACCGCCGAAGCCGCCCCGGACGCGCTGCGGCTCTACCAGCTCTATGTGCGCGGCGACGACGCCTTCGTCGCCGATGTCGTCAGCCGCAGCGAGAAGAACGGCTACGCCGCCTTCTGCCTGACGGTCGATACCGCCCATTACAGCCGTCGCGAACGTGACATCGCCAAGCGCTATGTTCGCGAAAGCCGCCTGCGTGCCACCGGCGGGGACTACCAGAAGGCCCTGGAGTGGCGGACCGTGAAGATGGTCAAGGACAGATTCAAAATTCCGCTGATCCTCAAGGGCATCGCCACCGCTGAGGACGCCCGGATCGCGGTCGATCACGGCGTCGAGTGGATCTACGTCTCCAATCATGGCGGCCGCCAGCTCGATCACGGCCGCGGCGCCATGCATGTGCTCCCGGAGATCATCGATGCCGTGAAGGGCCGCGCCAAAATCATGGTCGACGGCGGATTCTGCCGTGGCACCGACATCGTCAAGGCGATCGCGGCGGGTGCCGACGTGGTCGGCATCGGCCGGCTGCAATGCTGGGCCTTGGCGGCCAACGGCGAGGCCGGCGTGACGCGGATGCTGGAACTGCTGGAGGACGAGGTGCTGCGCTGCCTCGGCCTGCTCGGCGCCACCTCGTTCGCCGAAGTCGACAAGTCCTGCCTGCATCAGGCCACCGCAACCAATGCGCCGAGCGTGTTCAGCGCGTTCCCGCTGTTCGACCACGATCCGTATCGCTACTGA
- a CDS encoding S41 family peptidase gives MRKSLLFPLGALTGACLTLLVASPHGGVWAARAAASADDAYSQLNLFGEVFERVKASYVEKPDNAKLIEGAITGMVTSLDPHSRYMNDKAWTEMQETTSGEFGGLGIEVTMEEGLVKVVSPIDDTPASKAGIMSGDLISKIDGDAVQGMTLEQAVNKMKGPVDTQTKLTIVRKGADAPLDVAIKREIIHVRPVRFHVENGDIGYIRVTSFNEQTTDGLKKAIAAISKDIPQEKLVGYVMDLRNNPGGLLDQAVSVSSAFLQRGEVVSTRGRNPEETQRFTAHGGDLIKGKPLVVLVNGGSASASEIVAGALHDHKRATIIGTRSFGKGSVQTIIPLGTGNGALALTTARYYTPSGRSIQAQGIAPDIEILQDVPPELKGRMDTMAESQMRGHLQAADGTEQTGSQSYVPPEEKDDKALHAAYDFLHGVTANAVAAKPAPKAAVPN, from the coding sequence ATGCGGAAATCCCTGCTCTTCCCCTTGGGGGCGCTCACGGGAGCGTGTCTGACCCTTCTGGTAGCCAGTCCGCACGGCGGCGTCTGGGCGGCACGGGCGGCGGCAAGCGCGGATGATGCCTACTCCCAGCTCAATCTGTTCGGCGAAGTGTTCGAGCGGGTGAAGGCGAGCTACGTCGAGAAGCCCGACAACGCCAAGCTGATCGAAGGCGCCATCACCGGCATGGTGACCTCGCTCGATCCGCATTCGCGCTACATGAACGACAAGGCCTGGACCGAGATGCAGGAGACCACTTCCGGCGAGTTCGGCGGGCTCGGCATCGAGGTCACGATGGAAGAGGGCCTGGTCAAGGTCGTCTCGCCGATCGACGACACGCCAGCCTCCAAGGCCGGCATCATGTCCGGTGACCTCATCAGCAAAATCGACGGCGATGCCGTGCAGGGCATGACGCTCGAGCAAGCGGTCAACAAGATGAAGGGCCCGGTCGACACCCAGACCAAGCTCACCATCGTGCGCAAGGGCGCCGACGCCCCTCTCGACGTCGCGATCAAGCGCGAGATTATCCATGTTCGCCCGGTCCGCTTCCACGTCGAGAACGGCGACATCGGCTATATCCGTGTCACCTCGTTCAACGAGCAGACCACTGATGGCCTGAAGAAGGCGATCGCCGCGATCTCCAAGGACATCCCCCAGGAGAAGCTCGTCGGCTACGTGATGGACCTGCGGAACAACCCGGGCGGCTTGCTCGATCAGGCCGTGTCGGTGTCGAGCGCGTTCCTGCAGCGCGGCGAAGTCGTCTCGACCCGTGGCCGCAATCCGGAGGAGACCCAGCGCTTCACCGCGCATGGCGGCGACCTCATCAAGGGCAAGCCGCTGGTGGTGCTGGTCAATGGCGGCTCGGCCTCGGCTTCGGAGATCGTGGCCGGCGCGCTGCACGACCACAAGCGCGCCACCATCATCGGCACGCGCTCGTTCGGCAAGGGCTCGGTGCAGACCATCATTCCGCTCGGCACCGGCAACGGCGCGCTGGCGCTGACCACGGCGCGCTATTACACGCCGTCGGGCCGTTCGATCCAGGCCCAGGGTATCGCGCCGGACATCGAGATCCTCCAGGACGTGCCGCCCGAGCTGAAGGGCCGGATGGACACGATGGCGGAGTCGCAGATGCGGGGTCACCTGCAGGCCGCCGACGGCACCGAGCAGACCGGCTCGCAATCCTACGTTCCGCCAGAAGAGAAGGACGACAAGGCCCTGCACGCGGCCTACGACTTCCTGCACGGCGTCACCGCGAATGCGGTCGCTGCGAAGCCCGCGCCGAAGGCGGCTGTGCCGAACTAA